One window of the Candidatus Jettenia sp. genome contains the following:
- the rfbA gene encoding glucose-1-phosphate thymidylyltransferase RfbA, which yields MKGIILAGGSGTRLYPVTLAVCKQLLPIYDKPMIYYSLSVLMIAGIREILIISTPHDLHKFREILHDGSHLGLSFSYKEQPHPNGLAEAFLLGKEFIGSDDVCLILGDNIFYGHGLTDLLKKTVQDVSMKKGATIFGYYVNDPERYGVVEFDKNGVAISLEEKPKSPKSRYAITGLYFYDNKVIEIARNIVPSWRGELEITDVNKEYLRKGSLRVELLGRGYAWLDTGTPESLLEAGEFIATIEKRQGMKIACIEEIAYRLNYIDKEQLLRLAEPLKKNSYGQYLLNIAK from the coding sequence GTAAGCAGCTTTTACCGATTTATGACAAGCCAATGATATATTATTCTTTATCTGTCCTGATGATTGCGGGTATAAGGGAAATCTTAATAATCTCCACACCTCATGATCTCCATAAATTTCGTGAAATACTCCACGATGGCTCTCATTTAGGCTTAAGTTTCTCCTACAAAGAACAACCTCACCCGAATGGACTTGCCGAGGCATTTTTACTTGGTAAGGAATTTATTGGCAGCGATGACGTGTGCCTCATACTGGGAGATAATATATTTTATGGTCACGGCCTGACTGACTTGCTAAAAAAAACTGTTCAGGATGTATCTATGAAAAAAGGAGCAACGATATTTGGATATTATGTAAATGATCCTGAGCGGTATGGGGTAGTTGAGTTTGATAAAAATGGGGTGGCTATATCCTTAGAGGAAAAACCCAAGTCCCCAAAATCAAGATACGCAATTACAGGGCTGTATTTTTACGATAATAAAGTTATTGAAATAGCCAGGAATATTGTGCCTTCATGGAGAGGGGAGCTCGAAATAACAGATGTAAATAAAGAGTACCTCCGAAAGGGCAGTCTCAGGGTTGAGCTTCTTGGAAGGGGTTATGCATGGCTTGATACAGGGACACCAGAGAGCCTTCTGGAGGCCGGAGAATTTATAGCAACCATAGAAAAAAGGCAGGGAATGAAAATAGCGTGTATAGAGGAGATTGCATATAGACTGAACTACATAGATAAAGAACAGTTATTGAGACTTGCTGAACCTTTAAAGAAAAATAGTTATGGACAGTATCTTTTAAATATAGCGAAGTAA
- the rfbC gene encoding dTDP-4-dehydrorhamnose 3,5-epimerase, whose amino-acid sequence MPFHFKRLSIPEIILIEPKIFHDERGCFIEVYKYSDFAQFGIEESFVQDNHTKSKKNVLRGLHYQKNPRAQGKLVRCLRGKIFDVAVDIREGSSTFGQWIGMELSEENNRMLYIPPAFAHGFVVLSDTADVIYKCTKEYSPENDRGIIWNDPDISIKWPVENPVISEKDQKLPLLKDADKNFVFESRVNFQEKPQIP is encoded by the coding sequence ATGCCTTTTCATTTTAAGCGATTATCGATACCTGAGATTATACTCATTGAGCCTAAAATCTTTCACGATGAAAGGGGGTGCTTCATAGAAGTTTATAAGTATTCAGATTTTGCTCAGTTTGGTATAGAAGAATCTTTTGTCCAGGACAACCATACAAAATCGAAAAAGAATGTCCTCCGGGGACTTCATTACCAGAAAAATCCAAGAGCGCAGGGTAAATTAGTGCGATGCTTAAGAGGAAAGATCTTTGATGTAGCAGTAGACATAAGAGAAGGGTCTTCTACTTTTGGACAATGGATTGGAATGGAGCTTTCTGAAGAAAATAATCGTATGCTTTACATTCCACCTGCATTTGCACATGGGTTTGTAGTGTTGAGTGATACTGCAGATGTTATCTACAAATGTACAAAAGAGTATTCCCCTGAGAATGACAGAGGAATTATCTGGAACGATCCGGACATTAGCATTAAGTGGCCTGTTGAAAATCCGGTCATTTCAGAGAAAGATCAAAAACTTCCTTTGTTAAAAGATGCTGATAAAAATTTTGTTTTTGAATCCAGAGTAAACTTTCAAGAGAAACCGCAAATACCATGA
- a CDS encoding flippase: MNKTTSFGITFLLSHIYKKLSHYLPFLPSHFDIHLKELLKGSSISFIIRILGMGTGYIFALLVARNYGAEAMGLFALSQTVLLVSSVIGRLGLDTVSLKFVAEYSSKNQWDLVKEVYVKTLRLLIPVSLILSLLLFCFSPFLSHYIFRKPHLSSYFQIISLAILPFAILFLHAESLRGLKKIVAYTIFKNMAIPLFASMIIGIAIFFSKDMRVPVIAHVIGIIILSVISIIVWFKHVDIFKYKMANSIKYNNILSISLPMLLSSSMLLVIQWTDTVMLGIFRTEIEVGIYNVALKIANFTAITLFAINSIAAPKFAEFYGRGDIKGLSRVVKQSTKLIFWTSFPILLVILLFPSFILGFFGEEFKTGSHVLLFITIGQFINAISGSVGFVLQMTGKQKVFQNIMLIATVLNIVLNAILIPRYGINGAAFASMIAVIFWNLSSVVYIKSYMNIVTLYIPNINKNKFKI, encoded by the coding sequence ATGAATAAAACTACATCATTCGGCATTACTTTCTTACTTTCTCATATTTATAAAAAGCTTTCTCACTATCTTCCTTTCTTACCTTCCCACTTTGATATACACCTCAAGGAGCTTCTTAAAGGTAGCTCAATATCCTTTATTATTCGTATACTGGGTATGGGTACTGGTTACATTTTTGCGTTACTGGTTGCCAGAAATTATGGCGCTGAAGCTATGGGCCTATTTGCTCTGTCTCAAACGGTTTTATTAGTTAGCTCAGTAATTGGCAGACTCGGACTTGATACCGTATCTTTAAAATTTGTAGCAGAATACTCATCGAAGAATCAATGGGATCTTGTAAAAGAAGTGTATGTGAAAACTTTAAGGCTTTTAATTCCTGTATCTCTTATCCTCAGCCTCTTACTTTTTTGTTTCTCACCTTTTCTATCTCATTATATTTTTAGAAAACCACATTTATCATCATACTTCCAGATAATTTCCTTAGCAATTCTTCCGTTTGCTATACTTTTTTTACATGCAGAAAGTTTGAGAGGATTAAAAAAAATAGTTGCTTATACAATTTTCAAAAATATGGCCATACCACTTTTTGCGTCTATGATCATAGGTATTGCCATTTTTTTTTCGAAAGACATGCGAGTGCCTGTTATTGCCCATGTCATAGGAATAATAATTCTATCTGTTATAAGTATAATTGTATGGTTTAAGCATGTAGATATCTTTAAGTATAAGATGGCAAATTCAATTAAATATAATAATATACTGAGTATCTCTCTCCCGATGTTATTATCAAGCTCAATGTTATTAGTTATACAATGGACTGATACTGTGATGCTGGGAATTTTTAGAACAGAAATTGAAGTTGGGATTTATAACGTCGCCTTAAAAATTGCAAACTTTACAGCTATTACTTTATTTGCTATCAATAGCATAGCAGCGCCAAAGTTTGCAGAATTCTATGGAAGGGGAGATATAAAAGGTCTTAGTAGAGTAGTAAAACAATCGACAAAACTTATATTCTGGACTTCTTTCCCTATTTTGCTCGTTATTCTTCTTTTCCCATCATTTATTCTTGGTTTTTTTGGAGAAGAGTTCAAAACAGGTTCACATGTTTTATTATTTATAACTATAGGACAATTTATAAATGCTATTTCTGGTTCAGTAGGATTTGTTCTCCAAATGACAGGAAAGCAAAAAGTTTTTCAAAATATAATGCTAATAGCTACAGTACTTAATATTGTTTTGAATGCTATTTTAATACCAAGGTATGGAATAAACGGAGCGGCCTTCGCAAGTATGATTGCTGTAATCTTTTGGAATTTAAGCTCAGTGGTATATATTAAATCATATATGAATATAGTTACTTTGTATATTCCAAATATAAATAAGAATAAGTTTAAGATATGA
- a CDS encoding 3'(2'),5'-bisphosphate nucleotidase CysQ, whose product MNNDKYAQNLIAALLAAKEAGDAILEIYNSNFSVEKKEDNSPLTIADKRSHEIIAKHVSQLTNQKAYITGHILSEEGKDIPYEERKNWEYFWLIDPLDGTKEFIKRNGEFTVNIALIHNGKPVLGVIYAPVLKVFYFAAEGIGAYKLSDYDDAAHGQKINIANRESIEILKKISQKLPIIKGYPPFTNNTLPITIVASRSHLSKETEDYIHAVKQEYGKMELVTIGSSLKFCLIAEGKANIYPRFGPTMEWDTAAGQAIVEGAGGKVMEFQTDMSLNYNKESLVNPWFIVFSKNNYELHEKNR is encoded by the coding sequence ATGAATAATGATAAATATGCACAAAACCTTATTGCTGCCTTGTTAGCTGCAAAAGAAGCAGGCGATGCTATCTTGGAGATATATAATTCAAACTTTTCTGTTGAGAAAAAAGAGGACAATTCTCCTTTAACGATAGCAGATAAGCGCTCTCATGAGATTATTGCGAAGCATGTATCACAACTTACCAATCAGAAGGCATATATTACTGGTCATATACTCAGCGAAGAGGGTAAAGACATCCCTTATGAGGAAAGAAAGAACTGGGAATATTTCTGGCTCATTGATCCACTTGATGGAACGAAAGAATTTATCAAAAGAAATGGTGAATTTACGGTAAATATTGCGCTCATACACAATGGGAAACCAGTCCTTGGCGTTATTTATGCCCCGGTTTTAAAGGTATTTTATTTTGCTGCAGAAGGGATAGGAGCCTATAAATTATCAGATTATGATGATGCGGCACATGGTCAGAAAATAAATATCGCAAATAGAGAAAGTATTGAAATTTTAAAAAAAATATCACAAAAACTTCCCATCATAAAAGGATATCCACCATTCACAAATAATACCTTGCCCATAACTATAGTTGCCAGCCGTTCTCATCTCTCGAAAGAAACCGAAGATTACATACATGCAGTAAAACAAGAATATGGGAAAATGGAACTTGTCACTATTGGTAGTTCATTAAAATTTTGTTTAATTGCAGAAGGAAAAGCCAATATCTATCCAAGGTTTGGTCCAACTATGGAGTGGGACACTGCGGCAGGGCAGGCAATAGTAGAGGGGGCAGGCGGTAAGGTGATGGAGTTTCAAACTGATATGTCTTTAAATTACAATAAAGAGAGTCTTGTAAATCCATGGTTTATTGTCTTTTCAAAGAACAACTATGAGTTACATGAAAAAAACAGATAA
- a CDS encoding GxxExxY protein has translation MEFDNLSNRVIGLAIEVHKELGPGLLESTYKQCLAYELSQVQIKFLLEVELPVQYKEISVSCGYRIDLLIENKLIVELKSVDEVHPIHEAQLLTYMKLVKIR, from the coding sequence ATGGAATTTGATAATCTGTCTAACAGGGTAATTGGTTTAGCAATCGAAGTTCATAAAGAATTAGGGCCCGGTCTGTTAGAAAGTACTTATAAACAGTGCCTTGCTTATGAATTAAGCCAAGTACAAATTAAATTTCTATTAGAGGTAGAATTACCAGTACAGTATAAAGAGATAAGCGTTTCTTGTGGATATCGTATAGATTTATTAATAGAGAATAAATTGATAGTGGAGTTAAAAAGTGTTGATGAAGTACACCCCATTCATGAAGCACAACTATTAACTTATATGAAACTTGTAAAAATAAGATAG